The segment TCCGCGAGCGCGGCAACATCCCGGGTGCTGAGAGAGGTCTCCCATTCCAGGGTGCTGCGGGCCCAGCGGCTCATGACCAGATGCACCTCGACCCCGCCGTGCTCCCGCAGCCGTTCCAGCAGCCGTACGCCCAGCAGGGTGCCGGTCGCGCCGGTGATGCCCACCACGAGGCGCAGTGGTGCGGACGGGGATGCCGTACCGGTCATGCGTCCCCTCCCGGGAGGCGGCGATCCTGGCACGTCGTCATAAGCGGGACGGGGTCGTCGGTCGGCACCGGCTGCCGGCCGCCGGACGGTTCGGCGTACCACCAGATCACCGCCGCCAGTTGCTCGTCGGCCACCGGCAAGTGCGGGAGGGGGCCGATGAGTTCCCGGGGCAGGGTGAGCGCTCCCTGCCCATCCGGCACCGGGCAAGGGGGTGGAGCGAGTGGGGCGTTGCCCTGTCCGTGCATGAGGTTTCCGCTCGGGTAGGGGTCATCGGCAGGAGGTCCCGCGGACCCATCCTGCGGTGTCGCCCTTGCGGCATCCTGTTCCGGCCGCTGACCTGCCCTTGCCGGGGGCTGTGTGCTCCTTGCCGGAACCTTGCCGGTGGCTGATTCCGACGTCTGGATAGAGTTCGCCGACTGTGCCAAGATCACATTTTCGGGACGACGCCGTCCCTTTCGGGCCGCGACCGTGGCCGGCACGTGTGAGAACGATTGAGGCTCCTGATGTCCGCAGCTCCCCTGCCCGGCCCGCACCAGCCAGCGGAAGCCTCCGGTCCTCTCCTTCGCGTCCTGGGGCCCATGACGGCGCGGTACGAGGGGCGGGAACTGCCGCTCGGGCCGCCCCGCCGCCGGGCCGTGCTCGCCCTGCTGCTCGTCCGGCTGGGCCGGGTCGTCCCCACCGAGGTGCTCGTCGAGGAACTCTGGCGGGACGAGCCGCCCCGCCGGCCGGTGGGCGCGCTCCAGAGCCATGTCTCCCACCTGCGCCGGGCGCTGGACGGTACGAAGGCTCCGGGCGAACCGTCCTTGGTGCGCCACCGCGCGCCCGGCTACGTGCTGGACCTGGCCCCGGAGCAGAGCGACGCCCATCGCTTCGAGCGCCTGGTGGCGGAGGGACGCCGGCTGCTGGGGCGGCGGGACGCGGTGGCGGCACGCGACCGGATCGCCGAGGCGCTCGCCCTGTGGCAGGGCGCCCCGTACACGGAGTTCTCCGCCCACCCGGTGCTCCTGGACGAGCGCGGCCGGCTCGAACAGTTACGGCTCACTGCCGTCGAGACCGGCGCCGAGGCCCGGCTGGCCCTCGGCGCGGCCGAGGAAGTGGCGGCCGAGCTGGCGCGGGAGGCGCGTCGCCATCCCGCCAGGGAACGGCTCATCGGTCATCTGATGACGGCCCTGTCGCAACTGGGCAGGCAGGCCGAGGCGCTGGAGCTGTACGAGCGGACCCGCAGCCATCTCGTGGAGGAGTTCGGCGTCGACGCCGCGGCCGAACTCCAGCGGATACGCACCGCCATCCTCCGGCAGGAACTCGACGACGGCCCGGTAGCCGAACCGGCCGTGCCCCCCGCCGTCCGGCCTGCCGTGGCGGTGTCCCCGCCCGCGCCCACCCCGGACGAAGCCGAGCGGCCGGCCCCGCCCGGTGCGGGCGGCGAAGCGGCGGAGCCCGCGGGGCCGTCCCTGTTCGCCGGCCGCGCCCGCGAACTGCGCCTGGTGACCCGGGCCGCCGCCGCGGCCCGCGACGGACATGGTCATGTCGCCTGCGTCCTCGGCCCCGCCGGTGTCGGCAAGACCCGCTTATTGACCGAGCTCGCCACGTCCCTGAACGCCTCCGGCGACGCTCCCGACGTGGTGTGGAGCCACTGCTTCCCGGGGGAGGGCGTACCCCCGTACTGGCTCTGGGCCCAGGTCCTGCGCGGGCTGTCGGCCACCCGGCCGGACGCCTTCCGTACCGCCTGCGCGCCGTTCGAAGCGTTAGTGGCGCCGGTGATGCCGCGCCATCCGGCCGGCACCGTGGAGCGAGCGGCGCCCGACGGCGACTGGGGCCATGCCCGCTTCCTCACCCACGACGCGGTCTGCGAAGTGCTGCTGGAACTGGCCGCCGCCCGCCCGCTGGTGCTGCTCCTGGAGGATCTGCACTGGGCCGACGCCGCCTCGCTCGATCTGCTCAGACTGCTCGTCACCCGGCGCCACGACCGTCCGCTGAGCATCGTGCTGACGACTCGCCAGCCCGAGATGGAGTCCGACGCGTGCCTGCGCCGGGCGCTCTCGGAGGTGCTGCGCGGGCCCCGCACCGAGACCGTGCGGCTGGGCGGCCTCTCCCGGCAGGCCGTTGCCTCCCTCGTCGAGGCCCAGGCCGGGCCGGGGGTCGGCGCCGATGTGGTCGATGTGCTGCACGAGCGCAGCGGCGGCAACCCGTACTTCGTCACACAGCTGCTGACCCTGCTCGGCGATGTGCGCCGGCTGCACGAGCCGGGGGCCATCGAGGTGCTCCTCGCGAGCGTGCCGGACGGGGTCCGGGACGCGCTGCGGCAGCGTTTCACGGCCCTGCCCGAACCGGTCCTCCGCGTGCTGCACCTGTGCGCCGTCATCGGCACCGAGGTCGACATCCACCTCCTGGCGCGCACGGCCGGCCCCGACGAGCCCGTCAGCGCCGCCCTGGAGTCGGCGATCGCGGCGGGACTGCTGGCCGAGGACCCGCACCACCCCGACCGCCTGCACTTCGCGCATGCGCTGGTGCGGGAGACCCTCACCGACGAACTGGACCGGCAGGGACGCCACCGGCTGCACGCCCGGGTCGCCGAGGCGCTGGGCACCCGGCGCCCCGGAGACGAGGCCGGGGGAGCGGAGGTCGAGCGCCTCGCCCACCACTCCTGGCACGGCCGGTCCGAGCTCCCGGCCGACCGGGTGCTGCCCCGCCTGCTGCGCGCGGCCGAGGACGCCGAACACCAACTCGCCTACGAGCAGGTGGAGATCTGGCTGCGGCGGGCCGTGCACCTGGTCGGCACCCTCCCGCCCGACGACCAGGAGACGCTGCGTCTGGAGCAGCGGCTGCACATCCAGCTCGGCCAGGTGCTGGCCACCACCCGCGGCTACGGCGACGCCGAGGCGGAGGCCGCGCTCAACCGGGGCCGGGCGCTCGGCACGGCGCTCGCCGCCCCCGAGGACCCCTCGGTGCTCTGGGCCCTGTGCGCGGCGCAGCTGGTCACCGGCCGGTACGACGGGTCCCTGCGGTACTCGGGGCTGCTGCGCGAGATCGGCGGACGAACGGGCGATCCGGTCGCCCTGCTCGGCGCCGCCTACGGCTCGGGCATCGTCCTGCACGTCCGGGGCCGGCTGCCCGAGGCGCTGGCGAAGCTGGAGGAGGGCGTGGCGACGGCGGACCGCTTCGCGCACCAGGCGCTCACGCTCGCCCGCACCTTCCAGCACGACCCCCGGGTCTCGTGCCGCTCCTACGACGCGTTCACCCACTGGCTCATCGGCGACCGCACCGCCGCCGCCGAGCGCCGCCGCGAGCTGCTGCTTTTGACGGAGTTCGACAGCCGGCCCTCCGACCGGGCCTTCGCCCTGTACGTGGACGCGGTCATCGCGGCATGGGAGGGCGACGTGGACACCGCCTGGCGGTCCGGCGCCGAGGGCACCGGCCTGGCCGAGGAACACGGGTTGCTCTACTGGAAGGCGATGCTCAGCCTGCCCGAGGGCTGGGCCCGGACGCACGCCGGCCATGCGGCGGACGGCCTCGCCCAGATGCGCTCGGCCCTCGGTGAACTGAGCCGCTCCCGGACCCACTTCCGCCTGCCGCTCCACCTGGGCCTGCTCGGCCAGGCCGAGTACCTGGCCGGCGACCCGGACGCCGCCGCGCGGACCTTCGGCAGACTCGCCGCCGCGGTCGAGCTGCGCCGCGAACACGTCTACCTCCACCCGGACCTGCCGGCCACCGGGCTGCTGCACGCGCTGTCGCCCCGGGGCGTCCCGGAAGGCATCTGACCGGCGGCGGCCCGGCCCCGAACAGGAAGTTTCCGCACGGCGGTTGACTCCCGAGCGGCCGGACGAAGCGCGCCCACGATACGAGGGCGATCGGTGCGGCCCCGGCGGACCGCCCACGACACGAGCGGGATCGATGGCGGCCTCGGCGGGCTGCCCACGACACGAGCGGGATCGATGGCGGCCTCGGCGGGCTGCCCACGACCGGCGGTGCCCGTGCACCGCCCACGACGGGCGCTGCACGGGACCGCCTGACCGGTGGTCCGGCCGCCGCACGCCGGGTCGTTACCGTCATCGTGAAATCCGGGGCTTGAAGTTGTCCCTGCGGCAGCTTCTACCGTCCTGACCAAGGCCGCAGAGAGCGGCCCGGTGACACACGTGTGAGGAGGCGGCGATGGCCTGGCCGATTGCGGAGGTCGCCCGGATGTCGGGTGTGACGGCCCGGACGCTGCGGCATTACGACGAGATCGGACTGCTGCCGCCGGCCCGGATCGGCACCAGCGGCCACCGCTACTACGACGAGCGCGAGCTGTTGCGGTTGCAGCAGATCCTCGTACTGCGGGCACTGGGCCTGGGGCTGACCGAGATCGGCCGGGTGCTGGCCGCGCAGATCGACGAGCTGGCGGCCCTGCGCGGCCACCACCGCCGGCTGCTCGCCGAGCGCGACCGGCTGGACGCCCTGGCCGGCACCGTCTCCCGCACGATCACCGAACTGGAGCAGTCCAGGAAGGACGGCAGCCCCATGACCGGCATCAACAGACCGGAGAACCTCTTCGAAGGGATCCAGCCAGCCCAGTACGAGGAGAGCCTGCGTGCCTTCCCGGAACTGGCGGCGGAGATCGAGCGGCGCACCTCGGCGATGAGCGAGGCGGAGATCGAGGCCGGGCACCGCAAGCGCACGGCGCAGATGATCCGGCTGGCCGAACTGCTGGCCGCCGGTATACCGGCCGACGCCGCCCCGGTGCAGGCAGAGATCGACGCCCAGTACCGGGCGCTGGCCGAACTCCGGCCCGCCTCTGCCGAGGAGTACCGGGCGATCGGCCGTTCCTGCGTGGACAACGAACAGTGGCACGCGGCATACGAGACGATCGCACCGGGCCTGGCCGCGTATCAGCGCGACGCCATCGAGGCGTACGCCACGACGCAGCTGAGCTGAGGGGGAGGAGGCCGCCGCCGGAGCGTGGTCCGTTCCGTGGCGGCGGTTCCGATCCCTGGAACTGCCTGCCGGTCCGTAAGGATCACGGTCCGGCGGGTGCGGGTGCGGGTGCGGGTGCGGGGGTGGGCATGGGCGCGGGCGCGGATACGACATCGGATGGGGTCTCGGATTCGGGTGTCTCGCCTCGGTGCCGGAGGACCGAAGCCAGCACGGGATAGTCGGTGTACCCCGTCTCTCCGCCGACGTACATCATGTGCGCGTCGCGTACCGGATTGAGCGGTGCGCCGATACGCAGCCGCTCCACCAGATCGGGGTTGGCAAGGAACGCGCGGCCCAGAGAGATCAGATCGGCCCCCGCGGCCAGCAGCCGCTCGCCCGCGAGCTTGCCACCGTCGGCGGGCAGGGGGCTGCCCCATCCCAACGCCGGGTTGGCGATCAGTGTGCCGGGCCAGGACCTGCGGATCTCATGGAAGAGTGCCTGGTCCGGGTCGGCGAACACGAGATGCAGATAGGCCAGGCCGGTGTCCGCCAGCGCCTCGATGAGCGCCGGGTAGAGGTCTTCGGTGTCGCCCTCGTCGATGCCGTTGACGGTGTTTCCGGGGGAGATGCGCAGGCCCACCCGCTCGGGGCCGATGGCCTCGGCGACCGCCTGTGCCACCTCGACAGCGAACCGGATACGACCGCCGACCGACCCGCCATAGCCGTCGGTGCGGTGATTGGTGCCCCGCGCCATGAACTGGTGCAGCAGGTGCCCGTTGGCGGCATGTACTTCGACCCCGGCAAAGCCGGCGTCGAGGGCGTTGCGGGCCGCGGCGGCAAAGTCAGCCACGGTGGACCGGATGTCGTCGAGGGTCATCTCCCGTGGCACCACGGCATCCTGGCGTCCGGTAGGAGTGTGGATCGTCTCCGGAAGCGGGACCGGCGAGGGCGCCACCGGTAGCAGCCCACTGTTGTCGGGATGACCGACCCGTCCGCCGTGCTGAAGTTGCAGGAACATCTGGCCACCCGCGGCCCGCACCGCCTCGGTGACGTGCCGCCACCCGGCCACGTGCCGCTGGTGGTGGATCGCGGGGATATTCGGATAGGTCTGCCCCACGGCGTTCGGCGTGGCAGCCTCCGCGATGATCAGCCCCGCCGAGGCGCGCT is part of the Streptomyces platensis genome and harbors:
- a CDS encoding ATP-binding protein, which gives rise to MTARYEGRELPLGPPRRRAVLALLLVRLGRVVPTEVLVEELWRDEPPRRPVGALQSHVSHLRRALDGTKAPGEPSLVRHRAPGYVLDLAPEQSDAHRFERLVAEGRRLLGRRDAVAARDRIAEALALWQGAPYTEFSAHPVLLDERGRLEQLRLTAVETGAEARLALGAAEEVAAELAREARRHPARERLIGHLMTALSQLGRQAEALELYERTRSHLVEEFGVDAAAELQRIRTAILRQELDDGPVAEPAVPPAVRPAVAVSPPAPTPDEAERPAPPGAGGEAAEPAGPSLFAGRARELRLVTRAAAAARDGHGHVACVLGPAGVGKTRLLTELATSLNASGDAPDVVWSHCFPGEGVPPYWLWAQVLRGLSATRPDAFRTACAPFEALVAPVMPRHPAGTVERAAPDGDWGHARFLTHDAVCEVLLELAAARPLVLLLEDLHWADAASLDLLRLLVTRRHDRPLSIVLTTRQPEMESDACLRRALSEVLRGPRTETVRLGGLSRQAVASLVEAQAGPGVGADVVDVLHERSGGNPYFVTQLLTLLGDVRRLHEPGAIEVLLASVPDGVRDALRQRFTALPEPVLRVLHLCAVIGTEVDIHLLARTAGPDEPVSAALESAIAAGLLAEDPHHPDRLHFAHALVRETLTDELDRQGRHRLHARVAEALGTRRPGDEAGGAEVERLAHHSWHGRSELPADRVLPRLLRAAEDAEHQLAYEQVEIWLRRAVHLVGTLPPDDQETLRLEQRLHIQLGQVLATTRGYGDAEAEAALNRGRALGTALAAPEDPSVLWALCAAQLVTGRYDGSLRYSGLLREIGGRTGDPVALLGAAYGSGIVLHVRGRLPEALAKLEEGVATADRFAHQALTLARTFQHDPRVSCRSYDAFTHWLIGDRTAAAERRRELLLLTEFDSRPSDRAFALYVDAVIAAWEGDVDTAWRSGAEGTGLAEEHGLLYWKAMLSLPEGWARTHAGHAADGLAQMRSALGELSRSRTHFRLPLHLGLLGQAEYLAGDPDAAARTFGRLAAAVELRREHVYLHPDLPATGLLHALSPRGVPEGI
- a CDS encoding MerR family transcriptional regulator, producing MAWPIAEVARMSGVTARTLRHYDEIGLLPPARIGTSGHRYYDERELLRLQQILVLRALGLGLTEIGRVLAAQIDELAALRGHHRRLLAERDRLDALAGTVSRTITELEQSRKDGSPMTGINRPENLFEGIQPAQYEESLRAFPELAAEIERRTSAMSEAEIEAGHRKRTAQMIRLAELLAAGIPADAAPVQAEIDAQYRALAELRPASAEEYRAIGRSCVDNEQWHAAYETIAPGLAAYQRDAIEAYATTQLS
- a CDS encoding alkene reductase; the protein is MTHTPAISRLFEPARLGHLRLPNRLVMAPLTRNRADADGVPQPMMATYYAQRASAGLIIAEAATPNAVGQTYPNIPAIHHQRHVAGWRHVTEAVRAAGGQMFLQLQHGGRVGHPDNSGLLPVAPSPVPLPETIHTPTGRQDAVVPREMTLDDIRSTVADFAAAARNALDAGFAGVEVHAANGHLLHQFMARGTNHRTDGYGGSVGGRIRFAVEVAQAVAEAIGPERVGLRISPGNTVNGIDEGDTEDLYPALIEALADTGLAYLHLVFADPDQALFHEIRRSWPGTLIANPALGWGSPLPADGGKLAGERLLAAGADLISLGRAFLANPDLVERLRIGAPLNPVRDAHMMYVGGETGYTDYPVLASVLRHRGETPESETPSDVVSAPAPMPTPAPAPAPAPAGP